The genomic DNA GGCCCGTACCCGCCGCAACGAGAAGTCTCAGCACATCGTCAAGTTCGTTCATGGGATTCCGCGAGTGTCGGAAGGAGGCGCAACGCGTGGAGCGCGCCGTGAATGAACGCAAATCCGCGGCAAATGGGCAGCGCAGGTCGCAGCGTCCGATCGCCGCATGCAAGCGGTTGCCGTCGAGATGGGCGGCGTCCTACCGCCTGAAGAAGGATGTCAGTGTCGATGCCGCCGACGCCGTCTCCGGCTTGGCCGGTGCTGGCGGCGCTGCGGGCGGTGGCGCGGGCTCCTCGCGCTTCGACGATCGCTTTGAGGAATAGCTGCGGCGGCGCTGCGGCTTCTCGGGCTTGGCGCTGGGCGCGGGCGCAGTTTCGGCTTGCGGGGCCGCGTCCTGGTTTTTCTCCGTGTTCTTCTCTTGAACCCTGTCCTGAGACTTTTCCTGTCCCTTCTCCGCCTTTTCCGAGCCGCGCATCGACAGGCGCTGGCCGTCGAACACGGTGGTCTCGCAATGACGGTTGCTCTCGGCGAGGCTCGCGCAGAATTTCGCGGCGGCGGCGGCGTTGACCAGGGGGCCGGCGCCGAGGCGGAGCTGCATGCCGAGCCCGGTATTGCCTTCCTTGATCATGATGATCGGTCGCAGCGCCGCGATTTCCGGATTGGATTTGCTCACGCCGCGCCAGAGCGCGCGCAGGCCGTCCACCGAATTGGCACCGCCGAGATCGATCGCGAAGCGCGTCTGCTGAACCGCGATCGCGGGGGAGTCGCTCTCGGTTGCTTCCGCTGGCTTGGCGGCTGCCACGACGGCTTCGGTCGGACCGGGTGTCGGCTCGATCTTCTTCTCGGCAGCCTTCTCGTTGGTCTCCGGCTGCATCAATTTCGATGCGGCCGGATCGGGCGGCGCCATGATCGACTTGGACGGTACCAGCGAGACGGCCGGCAAAGCTGAAGTCATGGAAGGCGACTGCTGCACCAGCGAGGCGGCAGCGGCAGTCTGCGGCGGCGGGCTCGACGGGTCCTTTGCAACTTCCTTCAGCGTGTCCCTGGATGCTTCCTTGGAAGTATCTCTGGACGTGTCCTTGGACGTGTCCTTGGAGGTGTCCTTGGACGGCTCCTTGGCGGCCTCGGTCCGAGGCTTGTCGGCGGCGGCAGCTGGCGTCGAGGCTACCGGTGCGACGCTCGGGGCTGCGGGCCCGGCATCCTGTGCCTTACCGGCCTGCGGTGCCGCAGTGGTCTGCTTGGCGATGGCGCCGGTGACGGAATCGAGCCCTTGCTCCAGCACGGTGACGCGCGAATACAGTCGGTCGCGATCGGTATTCAGCGTCTCGATGGCTGCAGTGAGCCGGCGAGCCTCGTTCTGGCTCTCCCTGGTGAGCAGCTGGAGCCGGTCGGCCTGACGCGCCAGATCGGCGGACGCAACCTGGTCGCGCCGCCAGCCGAGCTGAGCCTGATTGGCCATGACCGCGATGGTGACGGCGGCAACGGCCGCCACGCCCCACGAGCCGAGCCGCCACATCATGCGGCGATCGAACGCGCCTTCCTCAGCCACAAGTCCGGAGAATAGCCCGCCGGTCTCCTTGGTGCCGAAGGCATCCGCCAATGGGTCGGAATCCTTTGCCATGAACGTTAAGTGCCCAGCCCCGAAGCTTCCCCGAATCAATCAGGGAACATTAACAGGAAAACCCCGTCGCACTTGAATTCCGGGCGTTTGCGGGGGTAGCAAGGCGAGACCCTTTGCGGGTGGCCCGCCCGTCGCGCCAAATGATTCGGCCGTATCTGACAGGATTTCGATGACCGCCCGTTCCAGCCTCACGATCGTGCTCGCCGCCGGCGAAGGCACGCGCATGCGATCGAGCCTGCCGAAAGTGCTGCATCCGGTCGCTCACCAGACGCTGCTGGCCCATGTGCTCGGCGCCGCTCCCAAGGGAACCGGTAGCTCGCTCGCGGTCGTGATCGGTCCCGACCACCAGGCGGTCGCGGACGAGGCCAAGCGCGTCAGGCCCGACGCACTCACCTTCGTGCAGGCCGAGCGGCTCGGCACCGCGCATGCGGTGCTGGCGGCGCGCGAGGCGATCGCGCGAGGCGCGGACGATCTTCTGATCGCCTTCGGCGATACGCCGCTGATTTCGGCCGAGACCTTTGCGCGGCTGCGCGCGCCGCTCGCCAAGGGCGCTGCGATCGCCGCGCTCGGTTTTCGCGCTGCCGATCCCACGGGTTACGGCCGCTTCATCGTCGAAGGCGACCGCCTCGTCGCGATCCGCGAGCAGGCCGACGCCAGCGAAGCCGAACGCAAGATCGATCTGTGCAATGCCGGCGTGATGGCGATCGACGGCCGCCGGGCGCTCCAAATCCTTGGGCAAATCGGCAACGCCAATTCCAAGGGCGAATATTATCTGACGGACGCGGTCGAAATCGTCCGCAAGCAGGGATGGGAGTCCGTGGTGATCGAGACCAGCGAGGACGAGGTGCGGGGCATCAATACCAAGGCGCAGCTTGCGGAAGCGGAGGGCGTGATGCAGGCGCGGCTGCGCAAGGCGGCGATGGAAGCCGGCGTCACGCTGATCGCGCCGGAGACGGTTTATCTCGCCGCCGACACCGTGTTCGGCAAGGACGTCACCATCGAGCCGTTCGTGGTGATCGGCCCCGGCGTGTCGATCGCCGACGGCACCGTGATCCATTCCTTCTCGCACATCGTGCAGACGACGCTCGGCAAGAACGTCTCGATCGGTCCCTATGCGCGGCTGCGGCCCGGCACCTCGCTCGGCGACGGTGCGCGGATCGGCAATTTCGTGGAGACCAAGGCGGCGACGCTGGAGGCGGGCGTCAAGGTCAATCATCTCTCCTATATCGGCGATGCCACCGTGGGCGCCAATTCCAACATCGGCGCCGGCACCATCACCTGCAACTACGACGGCTTCAAGAAGCACAAGACGGTGATCGGGCAGGGCGCCTTCGTCGGCACCAATTCCTCGCTGGTCGCGCCGGTGAAGATCGGCAACGGCGCCTATATCGGCTCGGGCTCGGTGATCACGCGCGATGTGCCCGACGACGCCATGGCGCTGGAGCGCAACCAGCAGACCATCCGGGAAGGCGGCGCGGCGCGCTACCGCGAGATGAAGACGGGCGGCAAGAAGCCGGAGAAGTAGGCGGCCGCGTGCCGATTGCTGTTCGGTGTTGCCAAGGCGACGCGCTCATGGATGAGGACTTCGTCGACGATCCGATCGCATTCCTCGTCAAGCACGTCGTCATGCCGCCCGGACGATGGGTGTTGGAACAGTTCGGCGAGCGCGACCCGACCGAGATCGCATCCCTGGTCACCGGGCTGACGTTCTGGGCGTCCGTCGTTTTCCTCGTGTTCGCCCTGGTTCTCGGGTGGTGAGGCGTCCGCTATTCGTCGTCGGCGAATTCGGAGAAGATCGCGCGGGTCAGGCGCCAGCCGCGCGGCTTGGCGCGCTTGACCGGCTCGCCTTCCGGATGCTTCAGGAAGACCGGCTTGCTTTCCTTGCCGCGCTGGGGCGGCGGCCAATGCGCAAGGTGCGTGCCCGTGGTCTCGCTGGCGCGCACGGACATCGATGACAGACCTTTGCGGTCGGACGAGCCTTTCATGGCTTTGCTCTCCTGCACCGGAATCGTTGGTCAAACATGTTGACAACAAGTTAACGCGCGCGGTTTAACGCCGGCCAATTCGACGCAGGCGAAGCTCAGGTCGCGGTCCAGGCTGTCTCAATCCGCAATAATTATTGAGTATATGGTTCCTTGGGAATTTCGCTAAAAACCGGGCGCGTCGTTTAGGCGATTTTTCGACGATTTGGGGGATAGTGATCCGCATGTGCGGGATTGTCGGCATTCTCGGGCGCGAGCCGGTTGCAGAGCAACTGGTGGATTCGCTCAAACGTCTCGAATATCGCGGTTACGATTCGGCGGGCGTCGCCACGCTCGAAGGCAAGCATCTGGAGCGCCGCCGCGCCGAGGGCAAGCTGAAGAACCTGGAGAAGCGGCTGGAAGCCGAGCCGCTCAAGGGCACGACCGGCATCGGCCACACCCGCTGGGCCACCCACGGCAAGCCGACCGTCAACAACGCCCATCCGCACGCGACCGAGCGCGTCGCCGTGGTCCACAACGGCATCATCGAGAATTTCCGCGAGCTGCGCGAGGAGCTCGAGAAGAAGGGCACGGTGTTCCACACCGAGACCGACACCGAGATCGTGCTGCACCTCGTCGACGATCTGCTCGCGCGCGGCAACAAGCCGGTGGAGGCGGTGAAGCTGGCGCTGGGGCGCCTGCGCGGCGCCTTCGCGCTCGGCTTCATCTTCGCCGGCGACGACGATCTCATGATCGGCGCCCGCAATGGTCCGCCGCTTGCGATCGGCTATGGCGACGGCGAGATGTATCTCGGCTCCGACGCCATCGCGCTCGGCCCGTTCACCGACACGATCAGCTATCTCGAGGATGGCGACTGGGTCGTGCTGACCCGCAAGAGCGCTGATATCTTTGACAAGGACGGCAACGCCGTCCAGCGCGACAAGATCAAGCACGCCGCCTCTACGTCGCTGGTCGACAAGGCCAATTACCGTCACTTCATGGCCAAGGAAATCCACGAGCAGCCGGAAGTGGTCGGCCACACGCTGGCGCGCTACGTCGACATGGCGACGGAGCGGGTCTCGCTGCCGGTCAAGCTGCCCTTCGACTTCAAGACCATCCAGCGCATCAACATCACGGCGTGCGGCACCGCGAGCTATGCCGGCTTCGTCGCAAAATACTGGTTCGAGCGCTTTGCGCGCCTGCCGGTCGAGGTCGATGTCGCCTCCGAATTCCGCTACCGCGAAGCGCCGCTGCGCAAGGGCGATCTCGCCATCTTCATCTCGCAGTCGGGCGAGACCGCCGACACGCTGGCGGCACTGCGCTACGCCAAGGCCGAGGGCGTGCACACGGTCGCCGTCGTCAACGTGCCCACCTCGACCATCGCTCGCGAGAGCGAGACCGTGCTGCAAACGCTGGCCGGTCCCGAGATCGGCGTCGCATCGACCAAGGCCTTCACCTGTCAGCTCATGGTGCTGGCCAATCTTGCGATCGCCGCAGGCAAGGCGCGCGGCGAACTCTCCGACGAGGACGAGACCAAGCTGGTCCACGGTCTCGTCGAGGTCCCGCGCCTGATGGCGGACGCGCTCACCACCGAGCTCCAGATCGAGAAGCTCGCGCACCGGATCGCCAAGTCGCGTGACGTGCTCTATCTCGGCCGCGGCACCAGCTTCCCGCTGGCGCTGGAAGGCGCGCTGAAGCTGAAGGAGATCTCCTACATCCACGCCGAGGGCTATGCCGCCGGCGAGCTCAAGCATGGACCGATCGCGCTGATCGACGAGACCATGCCCGTCGTCGTCATCGCGCCCTACGATCGGGTATTCGAAAAGACGGTCTCCAACATGCAGGAGGTCGCCGCCCGCGGCGGCAACATCATCCTGATGACGGACGCCAAGGGCGCGGAAGAGGCGACGGTCGAGTCCCTCGTCACCATCGTCATGCCAGACATGGCGGCGGCTTTCACGCCGATGGTCTACGCCGTCCCCGTGCAGCTGCTCGCCTATCACACGGCTGTCGTGATGGGCACCGATGTCGACCAGCCGCGTAATCTCGCGAAATCGGTGACTGTGGAATAGGCAGACGGGATATCAGGCGGTCGCGGTCTTCCAAAACCTGCTAGAAGACCCTAGCTTGTATGCTGCGACCGACCTGGAACCCGAATGAACCCCCGCGACGACGCGCCTGCGCCTCTTGATCCCCTGCCGGAACCGCATACCGGCCTGATGGGCCGCTTCCGCAATTACTTTCTGACCGGCCTCGTCGTCACAGGGCCGATCGCCATCACGCTGTATCTGGTGTGGTGGTTCGTCACCTGGGTCGACGGCGTGGTGCGGCCGTTCGTGCCGCTGGCCTACCGGCCGGAGACGTATTTGCCCTACGTCATTCCCGGCTGGGGACTGGTTGTCGCATTCTTCACGCTCACACTGGTCGGCTTCCTCGCGGCTAACCTGATCGGCCGCACGCTCGTTGACGTCGGCGAAACGTTTCTTGGCCGGATCCCGGCCGTGCGCGCCATCTACCGTGGCCTGAAACAGGTGTTCGAGACGCTGTTCTCGGGCAAGGGCTCGAGCTTCCGGAAAGTGGGCCTGGTCGAGTTTCCCTCGCCGGGCATGTGGTCGATCGTGCTGATCTCGCAATCGCCGAATGAAGAGGTCGCGCGTAGCCTGCCGGGGCAGGAGGAGCACGTCTCGGTGTTCCTGCCGTGCTCGCCGAACCCGACCACCGGGTTCTTCTTCTATGTGCCCAAGAGCAAGATCGTCGAGGTCGATATGAGCACGGAGGATGCCGCGACGCTGATCATGTCGGCCGGCGTGGTGCAGCCCGGCTCGGCACCAGATCCGAAGAAGGCCGCGGCGCTTGCCGGCATGGCGAATGCCGCGCGCATCGCCAATGCGTCGACGATTCGGCCCGAGCCTGCGAAGGTGGAGTAGGGCCATTCCCGCGCGGGATGGCCGCCGGTCACGCTGCGTTCGCATCCTCTGCTATTCTCCGGTGACCTGAGCGCCTCGCTCGGAATTCGATCTGGAGTGCATGATGTCCAAAACCATCGCGATCCTCGCGCCCGGCGCCATGGGCAGCGCCGTCGCCCGCCGTCTCAGCGAGCATGGCGCGCGGGTGTTGACGTCCTTGAAAGGGCGGAGCGAGGCGACGAAAAAGCGCGCAGCAGACGCCGGCATGATCGGCGCCGAGGACGAGGCGATTGCGGACGCCGACATCATTCTTTCGATCGTGCCGCCGGGTGAAGCCGTCGCGCTGGCCGAGCGGCTGGCGGCGCTGATCGTCAGGCGTGAGAACAAGCCCATCGTCGTGGATTGCAACGCCGTCAACGTCGACACCGTACGTGGGATCGAGGAGATCATCGGCTCGGCGCAGGCGCCGTTCGTCGATGGCGGGATCATCGGCTTTCCGCCGCAGCCGGGCGGTAAAAGTCCTGCGTTCTACGTGTCCGGCGAGCACGCCAAAGACGTCGCGGTACTCAAGGATTTCGGGCTCGACGTGCGGATCGTCGAGGGCCCGGTCGGCGCGGCGTCCGCTCTGAAAATGTCCTATGCCGGCATCGTCAAGGGCCTCGCCGGCATCGGCTCAGCCATGGTGGTCGCGGCCACGAAAGCGGGCGCGGCCGATGCGCTGCGCGACGAGCTGGCACTGAGCCAACCCGCGATCCTGGCCCGGCTGGAGGTCGCGCTGCCGGACATGATTCCGAAAGCCTATCGCTGGGTCGCGGAGATGCGGGAGATTTCCGGTTTCCTCGGGCCCGACCATCCGGCCAGCCAGATCTACGAGGGCTTTGCACGCTGGTTCGAGCATCTGGCGGAAGACGCGAAGGGCGAGGCGGTGGATGCCGAGCTGATGAAGACATTCGCCGCGGGGATCGCGCGGACCAAATCCTGATCCGGATTGCGTTCACTCGCCGTTTGCTGAGACCGAGTCCAGAAAGCCCTGAATGTCCCGGTCGCGCCTCAGGCGCAGGACGGGGACATCGGGGCCGTACTGAAGACGTTCGGCCTCGATGACGGGCACGCGCTCGGTGTCGTAGCGCCATGCCTCCTGCATCAGCTTCCAGTCGAACTGTTCCGGGCATCCCTCCGGCAGATCGGGCCGCCTCGTATCGCGATCGAACGCCGAGCGCCAGAGAATGCGCCACAGGCAGAGCCAGCGCGGACGGTCGATGACAACGAGAATATCGGCGCGTGCGATCGTGAGATCGAAGGCCAGATCCGAGAAGCTGCCGTCGACGACCCAGGCGTCGCCGGCGATGGCTTCAGTGACACGTGCCCGAAAGCTCGCCTTGTCCGATGGCTTCCAGCCCGGCCGCCAATAGAGCACGTCGAGATGCACCACGGGCAGGCCGAGCTTGCGCCCGAGACTCAGGGCGAGGCTCGTCTTTCCGCTGCCCTGGGAGCCAACGACAATGATCCGGCGCATCGCGAGAAGGTTTCACGAAAGCGGCCGCGGCGGAAGGGGCGGTCTGCTACAACAGCTTTATCCAAGCCGTCACGGAGGAGACGCTGCGGAGCGCATCTGCTATTGTCTTTGCGGTTCCTCTGCAACGGGAGTTCGAATGAGAGTGCTGGTGATCGGCGCTGGCGCGCTCGGCGGCTATTATGGAGCTTGCTTGGTTCGAGCAGGCCGCGACGTGACCTTCCTGGTGCGCGGGACGCGGGCCGAACAATTGCGCCTGAACGGACTACAGGTCGTGAGTCCACACGGCGATTTTGCCGTGCAGCCGAGGATCGTTCTGGCGAAGGACCTCAAGGAGCCATTTGACGTCGTGCTCGTCGGGGTGAAGGCCTACTCGCTTGATGACGCGATGACCCAGTTTGCGCCCGCGGTCGGCCCGAGCACGCTGATCTTGCCGATCCTGAACGGGCTGAAACATGTCGACGCTCTCGCCGCACGGTTCGGCGCCGCGCGCGTCCTCGGTGGTCTCGCGAACGTCAGCGCCGGGCTGGATGCGGATGGCGGGGTGGTTCAGTTCATGGCCAACCAGACCATCGTCTTCGGCGAGGTCGAGGGCGCGCTGAGCGAGCGCGCGCTCGCATTGGAGGGGCTGCTCGACGTTCCCGGCATCGACGTGCGTGCCAGCGAAGCGATCATGCAGGACATGTGGGAGAAGTTCGTTCAGCTCTCGACGCTCGCCGGCATCACTTGCCTGATGCGCGCCAGCATCGGCGACATCCTGGCCGTGCCGAACGGCGAGCAGTCCATTTTCCGCTTGTTCGCCGATTGTTGTGCCGTTGCGACGGCGTCGGGTTTCGAGCCGCGCGCTCCCTTCATCGAGTTCGACCGCAAGCTCTTCACGGCGCTGGATTCGCCGCTGAAGGCATCGATGCTGCGCGATATCGAGCGCGGTTCGGTCACCGAATCCGAGCACATCCTCGGCGATATGGCCAATCGCGCCCGAGAGCTTGGCATCGACACGCCGCTGCTGGATCTGGCCCGCGCGCACGTGGCAGCCTATGAGGTTGGACGACGAAGAACGGCAGGTTAACCCGCCCCGATGAGCGGGATCGCCTCGTCCCGTTCGTAGAGATACAGCAGGCAGCGCAACGCCTCCCCGCGCTCGCCCTTCAGCTTCGGATCGTCTTTTAGGATGCGCAGCGCCTCGTCTCTCGCCTGGGTGATGAGCTGGCCGTGGACCTCCGAGCGCGCGATGCGGTAGCCGGGCAGGCCGCTCTGGCGCACGCCCAGCACGTCGCCTTCGCCGCGCAGCTTCAGGTCCTCCTCGGCGATTCGAAAACCGTCGGTGGTCTCGCGGATCACCTTGAGTCGGGCCTTGGACATCTCGCCGAGCGGTTCGCTATAGAGCAGGATGCAGGTCGAGGCCTCCGAGCCGCGGCCGATGCGGCCGCGCAACTGGTGCAGCTGGGCGAGGCCGAAACGCTCCGCGTTCTCGATCACCATGATGGTCGCCGCCGGCACGTCGACGCCGACCTCGACCACGGTGGTGGCAACCAGAAGGCCAATCTCGTGAGCGGCGAACTGGCCCATCACGCGGTCTTTGTCGGTGCCCTTCATCTGGCCGTGGACGAGGCCGACACGATCACCAAAACGCTTTTGCAGGCTCTCGAAACGCTTGGTCGCGTTGGTGAGGTGCTCGGTGCCCTCGGCCTCGGATTCCTCCACCAGCGGGCAGATCCAGTAGACCAGCTTGCCGACGTCGAGCGCGCGGCCGACGCCGTCCAGAACCTCGCCGAGCCGGCTCATGGCGACGGCGCGGGTGTCGATCGGCTGCCGGCCGGCAGGCTTCTCGCGCAGCTCGGATATGTCCATGTCGCCGAAATAGGTCAGCACCAGCGTGCGCGGAATCGGTGTGGCGCTGAGCACCAGCACGTCGACGGCTTCCCCCTTCGACGTTAGCGCCAGGCGCTCGCGCACGCCAAAACGGTGCTGCTCGTCGACGATTGCGAGCGCGAGGTCGTGGAAGATCACGTCGTCCTGGATCAGGGCGTGGGTGCCGACGAGCAGATCGATCTCGCCTGCTTCGAGCTGCGTGATGATCTCGCGCCGCTCCTTGCCTTTCTCGCGGCCGGTGAGGATCGCGACGCGCATGCCGGCCCGCTCGGCGAGCGGGGCGATGGTCTTGATGTGCTGGCGCGCCAAAATTTCGGTCGGCGCCATCAGTGCGGCCTGCTTGCCGACCTCGGCGACGGCGGCGGCCGCGAGCAGCGCGACCACGGTCTTGCCCGAGCCGACATCGCCCTGCAGCAGGCGCAGCATGCGCACCGGCTGCTGCAGGTCCTCGGCGATCGCCGCCGCAGCGCTGCGCTGGGAGGGCGTCAGTGCATAGGGCAGGGCGTCGATGATCTTGTTGCGGAGGTGACCGTCGCCGGCATTGCGCATGCCGGCGGGGCGGCGCAGTTGCGCGCGGATGAGGGCCAGCGCGAGCTGCCCGGCCAGGAGCTCGTCGAAGGCGAGGCGCGACCAGAATGGCTGGTCGGGCAGGATGTCCGTGAGCTCGACAGGCTGATGCACCCGATTGAGCGCTTCGGCGATCGGCGGAAAATTACAGCGTCGCATCACCTCCGGGCTGATCCATTCCGGCAGCGCCGGCAGCTTCTGCAGGGCCTGCGCGATCGCGCGGCGCAGCGAGCCGAGCGCGAGGCCTTCCGTCAGCGGATAGACCGGATCGATGCCGGAGAGTTTCGAGATCGCTTCCTCGTCCAGCACGCGGTCGGGATGCACGATCTGCGGGATGCCGTCGTACATCTGAAGCGTGCCGGAGACGTAGCGCTTCTCGCCGACCGGCAGCAGCTTCTCGACATAGCCCGGCTTGGCGCGAAAGAAGGTCAGCACGACGTCGCCGGTGTCGTCGCTGGCGTAGACCAGATACGGTGCGCGCGAATTGCGCGGCGGGGGCGGGCGGTGGCGGTCGACGGTGACCTCCAGCGTCACCATGGTTCCCTGCACTGCGTCGCGGATCTTCGGCCGTGCCCGGCGGTCGATCACCTGGCTCGGCAGATGCAGCAGGAGATCGACGAGCCGCGGCGTCTCGCTGCGGCTGAGCAGGTACTGCAGCAGCTTGTCCTGCTTCGGACCGACGCCGGGCAGGCTGGTCACGGCAGCAAACAGCGGATTGAGCAGGCTTGGGCGCATGGATGCGAATCTAGGATCGTTTCGGCCCGTCTTGCCCGGCTTTGTGCTGGGCATCCACGTCTTTTTTCGTACCCTGCGCTCGCCGCTGGGCCATGCCAAATCGAGGGCTGACACGGCCCGGTCGAATGGCTATATCGACCCCGCCCGGCACGTCCGGGCTTTCTGCGTTTGACTGGATTTGAGACATGACGGGAACGACACGATCGAGCAGCGGGCTGGACGATCGCCGCAAGCGGCTTTTGTTCCGCTGTTGGCACCGCGGCACGCGCGAGATGGATCTGATCCTTGGCCGCTTCGCCGATGCCGAGATCGGCCATCTGTCGGATGACGAGTTGACCCAGCTCGAGGCGCTGCTCGAGGTCAACGATCCCGATCTCTATGCCGCCATCACCGGCGACAAGGTGCTGCCGGCTGACGTCACCGGCGCATTGTTCGCCCGCATCAAGGCCTATCCGATCGCGGACGGCGGCGTATGAAACAGGGCATGAAATCGCCGGCCGAGCTGCTTGCGCCCGGCCGGGCGCTGACGCTTGCCAATGTCGCGGAAGGCGCCGAGGGGCTCGTCGTCTCCGATCTCGCGCGGGCCATCGCGGCGCGGCCGAAGAAGCCGGCCGTCAGCATGGCGGTGGTCTGCCGCGACGGCCCGCGCATGCAGCAGCTCGAACGCGCGCTGCAATTCTTCGCGCCCGATCTGCCGGTGCTGACCTTTCCGGCCTGGGACTGCCAGCCCTATGACCGTGTCTCGCCGCATGGCGGCATCCTGGCGCAACGCCTGACGACGCTGGCGCGGCTTGCGTCCCTGACCGGCAGCGAAAAGCCGCTGATCGTGTTGACCACGGTGAACGCCGTCGTGCAGCGCGTGCCTGCGCGCGAACTCGTCGCGGCGCAGGCGCTGTCGGTTGCCCCCGGCAATGTCGTGCCGATGGACACCATCGTGGCCTGGCTGGAGCACAACGGCTACAACCGCTCCTCGACCGTGCGCGAGCCCGGCGAATATGCCGTGCGCGGCGGCATCCTGGATCTGTTTCCGGCCGGCCTCGACCAGCCCGTGCGCTTCGACTTTTTCGGCGACAGCCTGGAATCGATCCGCAGCTTCGATGCCGAGACCCAGCGCACGCTGCTCGACATGCGCTCGCTCGACCTCGTGCCGGTCTCCGAATTCCAGCTCGTCACCGACACCATCCGCCGTTTCCGCATGGGCTATGTCGCCGAGTTCGGCGCACCCGAGCGCGACGATGCGCTGTACGAGGCCGTCAGCGAGGGCCGCCGCCATCCCGGCATGGAGCACTGGCTGCCGCTGTTCCAGGACCGGATGGACACGCTGTTCGACTATCTGCAAGGCGCTCCGATCGCGATCGAGCCGCAGGCCGAGGACGCCGTCCGCGAGCGCTTCAAGCAGATCCAGGACTATTACGAGGCCCGCCGCGAGGCGATGGAGCATCCCGGCGGCGGCGCGATCTACAAGCCGCTGCCGCCCGATCGGCTCTATCTCACCGGCGAGGAATGGACCAAGCGCGAGAGCGAGATGCCGCTGGTGCGGCTGACGCAGTTCTCGGTTCCCGCCGATGGGACTGGCGTCGTCGACGCCGGTGCGCGCAAGGGCCGCGACTTCGCGCCGGAGCGCAACGACACAACGGTCAACGTGTTCGAGGCCGTCGTCAGCCACGTCATGGCGCTGCAGGCGCAGCGCAAGAAGGTCGTGATCGCACTGTGGAGCGAAGGCTCGCGCGACCGCATGACCTCGATGCTGCGCGACCACAAGCTGACCCATACCACCAGCGTCAACTCCTGGCGCACGGTGCAGGCGACCCCGCGCAACGAGACCATGCTCGCCGTGCTCGGTCTCGAGAGCGGTTTCGAAACCGACGAGATCGCCCTCATCAGCGAGCAGGACATCCTCGGCGACCGCCTGGTGCGGCCGCGCAAGGCCAGCCGCAAGCTCGACAATTTCATCTCGGAGGTGACGAGCCTTGCCGCCGGCGACATCGTCGTCCACGTCGATCACGGCATCGGCCGCTTCGTCGGCCTGCAGACGCTGGACGTCGCCGGCGCGCCGCACGACTGCCTCGAGCTGCATTATGCCGCCGAGACAAAACTGTTTTTGCCGGTCGAGAACATCGAGCTGCTGTCGCGCTACGGCTCCGACCAGACCTCGGTCGAGCTGGATCGCCTGGGCGGTGGCGGCTGGCAGACCCGCAAGGCGAAGCTCAAGAACCGCATTCGCGAGATCGCCGGCGAACTGATCAAGATCGCGGCCGCGCGCCATTTGCACGAGGCGCCGAAGCTGCCGGTGCAGCCCGG from Bradyrhizobium sp. CCBAU 53351 includes the following:
- a CDS encoding DUF502 domain-containing protein produces the protein MNPRDDAPAPLDPLPEPHTGLMGRFRNYFLTGLVVTGPIAITLYLVWWFVTWVDGVVRPFVPLAYRPETYLPYVIPGWGLVVAFFTLTLVGFLAANLIGRTLVDVGETFLGRIPAVRAIYRGLKQVFETLFSGKGSSFRKVGLVEFPSPGMWSIVLISQSPNEEVARSLPGQEEHVSVFLPCSPNPTTGFFFYVPKSKIVEVDMSTEDAATLIMSAGVVQPGSAPDPKKAAALAGMANAARIANASTIRPEPAKVE
- the panE gene encoding 2-dehydropantoate 2-reductase — protein: MRVLVIGAGALGGYYGACLVRAGRDVTFLVRGTRAEQLRLNGLQVVSPHGDFAVQPRIVLAKDLKEPFDVVLVGVKAYSLDDAMTQFAPAVGPSTLILPILNGLKHVDALAARFGAARVLGGLANVSAGLDADGGVVQFMANQTIVFGEVEGALSERALALEGLLDVPGIDVRASEAIMQDMWEKFVQLSTLAGITCLMRASIGDILAVPNGEQSIFRLFADCCAVATASGFEPRAPFIEFDRKLFTALDSPLKASMLRDIERGSVTESEHILGDMANRARELGIDTPLLDLARAHVAAYEVGRRRTAG
- the glmS gene encoding glutamine--fructose-6-phosphate transaminase (isomerizing) → MCGIVGILGREPVAEQLVDSLKRLEYRGYDSAGVATLEGKHLERRRAEGKLKNLEKRLEAEPLKGTTGIGHTRWATHGKPTVNNAHPHATERVAVVHNGIIENFRELREELEKKGTVFHTETDTEIVLHLVDDLLARGNKPVEAVKLALGRLRGAFALGFIFAGDDDLMIGARNGPPLAIGYGDGEMYLGSDAIALGPFTDTISYLEDGDWVVLTRKSADIFDKDGNAVQRDKIKHAASTSLVDKANYRHFMAKEIHEQPEVVGHTLARYVDMATERVSLPVKLPFDFKTIQRINITACGTASYAGFVAKYWFERFARLPVEVDVASEFRYREAPLRKGDLAIFISQSGETADTLAALRYAKAEGVHTVAVVNVPTSTIARESETVLQTLAGPEIGVASTKAFTCQLMVLANLAIAAGKARGELSDEDETKLVHGLVEVPRLMADALTTELQIEKLAHRIAKSRDVLYLGRGTSFPLALEGALKLKEISYIHAEGYAAGELKHGPIALIDETMPVVVIAPYDRVFEKTVSNMQEVAARGGNIILMTDAKGAEEATVESLVTIVMPDMAAAFTPMVYAVPVQLLAYHTAVVMGTDVDQPRNLAKSVTVE
- the glmU gene encoding bifunctional UDP-N-acetylglucosamine diphosphorylase/glucosamine-1-phosphate N-acetyltransferase GlmU, whose translation is MTARSSLTIVLAAGEGTRMRSSLPKVLHPVAHQTLLAHVLGAAPKGTGSSLAVVIGPDHQAVADEAKRVRPDALTFVQAERLGTAHAVLAAREAIARGADDLLIAFGDTPLISAETFARLRAPLAKGAAIAALGFRAADPTGYGRFIVEGDRLVAIREQADASEAERKIDLCNAGVMAIDGRRALQILGQIGNANSKGEYYLTDAVEIVRKQGWESVVIETSEDEVRGINTKAQLAEAEGVMQARLRKAAMEAGVTLIAPETVYLAADTVFGKDVTIEPFVVIGPGVSIADGTVIHSFSHIVQTTLGKNVSIGPYARLRPGTSLGDGARIGNFVETKAATLEAGVKVNHLSYIGDATVGANSNIGAGTITCNYDGFKKHKTVIGQGAFVGTNSSLVAPVKIGNGAYIGSGSVITRDVPDDAMALERNQQTIREGGAARYREMKTGGKKPEK
- a CDS encoding NAD(P)-dependent oxidoreductase, which gives rise to MSKTIAILAPGAMGSAVARRLSEHGARVLTSLKGRSEATKKRAADAGMIGAEDEAIADADIILSIVPPGEAVALAERLAALIVRRENKPIVVDCNAVNVDTVRGIEEIIGSAQAPFVDGGIIGFPPQPGGKSPAFYVSGEHAKDVAVLKDFGLDVRIVEGPVGAASALKMSYAGIVKGLAGIGSAMVVAATKAGAADALRDELALSQPAILARLEVALPDMIPKAYRWVAEMREISGFLGPDHPASQIYEGFARWFEHLAEDAKGEAVDAELMKTFAAGIARTKS
- a CDS encoding AAA family ATPase: MRRIIVVGSQGSGKTSLALSLGRKLGLPVVHLDVLYWRPGWKPSDKASFRARVTEAIAGDAWVVDGSFSDLAFDLTIARADILVVIDRPRWLCLWRILWRSAFDRDTRRPDLPEGCPEQFDWKLMQEAWRYDTERVPVIEAERLQYGPDVPVLRLRRDRDIQGFLDSVSANGE